The DNA segment GAGATCACCCGCGGGTATTGCAGCTTTAACTCTTCGGCGCTATCGCAGCGGCGTATGCCACGGCCACCACCGCCGGAGGTTGCCTTAATCATTACCGGGTAGCCTATTTGCTGGGCTAGGCTTAGGGCCTCGTCTACATCAGCAAGGTTACCCGCAGAGCCCGGTGTAATGGGCACGCCAGCTGCGCGCATGGCATCCCTGGCTTGGGTTTTGTCACCCATTTTTTGAATCACGGCGGCGCTAGGGCCTATAAAGGTAATGCCGGCTTGCTCACATAGGCGGGCAAATTCAGCGTTTTCTGACAGGAAGCCATAACCGGGATGGATGGCGTCACAGCCGGTTTCTAGGGCGAGGTTAACGATACGCAGTGGATCTAGGTAGCCCGCTAGGGGGTCTTCACCCAGCGAGTAGGCTTCGTCGGCACGTTTTACATGCAGGGCGTAGCGATCGGGCTCGGTGTAAATAGCCAGCGAGCGTATGCCCATCTCGGCACAGGCGCGCACGATGCGCACGGCAATCTCGCCGCGATTGGCAATTAGCACTTTTTTTAACATTATCGTCTCCTCAACCTTTTGGCTCTGTGCCATCAGGATTGCGGAGATGCTAACTGGCCAATACGATAAGTAAAAATTGATATTTCTTAGCTTATGTATAAGGTATTACTTATAGATAAACTCAAATACGCTTTCTTATGCCACTATCAATACAAAACTTAATCGGCCGCCTAACTTTTAGGCAGCTACAGGTATTCAAAGCCGTTTACGAGCTAAAAAGCTACAGTAAAGCGGGGGATATGCTGGGGCTTACCCAGCCTGCGGTGAGCAGCCAAATTCGCCAATTAGAGCAAGCCCTAGAGCAGCGCTTGTTTGAGTATGTGGGGCGGCGCTTGTTTTATACCGCCGCGGGTGAGCGCCTAGCCGAAAGCATTAGCCATATTTTTGCCGAGCTAAGCGACCTGCAAACCGATATCGCTGCGCTTAAAGGCCAAGTGGCTGGTGAACTGCGCTTGGTGGCGGTTAACACCGCCCAATATGTGGTGCCCTATATGTTGCGCGCTTTTCTGAATTTGCACCCGCAAGTGAGCGTGAGTGTGAAAGTGGTAAACCGCGCCACCGCCTTACAACGGCTAAACGACAATACTGACGACTTGGTGATTATGGCGATGGTACCCGCCGACAAGCCGTTAACGTCACTGCCCTTTTTAGATAACGAGCTGGTGCCTGTGGTGCCCGCTGGCCACCCCCTGTTGCAGCAAGCCAGCATTAGCCCGCAAGATTTTTTAAGCAGCCAACTGCTTATGCGCGAGCCTGGCTCGGGTAATAGATTGGCGCTGGAAATGCACTGCCAACAACAACGCCTGCACATAAAAAGCAGCATGGAGCTGGGCTCTAATGATGCGATTAAACACGCAGTGATGGCCGGGCTAGGCGTTGCGGTGTTACCCAAGCTGAGTATTTTACCCGAGCTGCAACTGGGTAAATTAATCATCCCCCCTATTACCGGTTTCCCCCTGCGCCGCAGCTGGTGTGTGGTGCACCCACAGGCCAAACATTTAACCCCCAGTATGCAAGCCTTTCTAGATTATATTCAGCAAAATATTAAACAGTTTGAACATATTTTTATAAACCAAGGTAATTAATAATAAATAGTGTGGGCATGAAAATATCACCTGGGATGTTTGTTTTTATTATAAATGGTATAAAAATTGTTTGTTCACGAGCTTATTTCACAATAATAAAACAGTATAGCTGCGCCGCTAAATTATAATGTTAGGGATTAAAAACCCTCTAATACTATCTTGCCTATAGATTGGCCTTGCTCCAACTCTTGGTGTGCGGCCCTTAGGTTGGCGGCATTTATAGTACCTAGGTTTTTGCCTACGGTGGTTTGTATAAACCCTAAGTCAGTTAACTCCGACACACGGTTGAGTATGCGGCTTTGTTCGTCCATATCGGCGGCCTGAAACATAGCGCGTGCAGACATACACTCGACATGTAGTGATAGGCTTTTTAATTTCATCTTGCCTATATCTATATTTTTTGGATCATCTGTTAAGGCGATTTTGCCAAAAGGTGCCAACATTTCTACATAGCTATCAAAATAGCTATCGGTGCTGTTTAGGCTGGCAACATGGCTTAGTGGGCCTATGTTCAAGGCTTCAATTTGCGCGGGCAGTGGTTTGCTGTGGTCCACCACATAATCGGCCCCTAGTTTTTTTACCCAAGCGCCAGAGCTTTGCCGTGAGGCGGTGGCAATAAGGGTTGCACCGGTTATGGCCTTGGCGATTTGTATCAATATAGAGCCTACGCCACCGGCGGCACCCACCACTAAGATGACCTCTTTCGATTTTTCGTTGCTGCCAACTGCTTGCTGCTTTATGGCTAGGTGCTCAAATAAAATTTCCCAGGCGGTAATGGCGGTTAACGGCAGTGCTGCAGCTTCGGTGTTGGACAGATTTTTGGGCTTGCGGCCTACCAAGCGCTGGTCCACTAATTGATATTCGGCATTGCAGCCTGAACGGGTAAGGTCGCCCGCATAAAAAACACTGTCGCCGGGCTTAAATTGGTTAACCGCATCACCAACGGCTTGCACTACACCCACAGCGTCCCAGCCCAACACCGCGTGCTCGCCTTCGGCCGGCGGGTAATATAGCCGCATTTTGTAATCCACCGGGTTAACCGCTATGGCTTGCACTTTGATGAGTAAGTCGTGGCCCGTAGCTACGGGCTGTGACAGCTCTATATCTACTAAGGATTCGGGGTTGGTAATGGCTAATGATTTTGTGCAAGCAACGGCTTTCATGGTGAGACCTATTATCGGCAGAGCTGCCTAGTAAACGCTATACAGCTACGGGTTAGCCGAGCATTACATGCTATGAAAGAGTGCTATACAAGGTGCAAGCGCAAAACATTTTTTACTGAAACACTAAAGGCCTAAATTTTGTTAGCTATATTGCTTATAGCGCCCGAATTTTACGGGCTGCTAAGTAGCTGTATAACACCTCTCTATTCAAGGAAGTCGATACTTGTGGCTCATGGCCACACGCCTTAACACTAAGCCAACTTGGTCATCTCGTTAACAATAAAAGCATCCACGGCACCATCGGTATTTGTTACAAACTCTTCAAAGTGGGGTGCCTGCTTATGGGCACGCCAAGCCGCTCGGTTTTGCCAGTTTTCATACATGAAAAAATGGGCCGGATTTTGGTTATCTTGGTGCAGGTTGTAGTTAATGCAGCCTTGCTCGGTACGCGTAGCCACTAGCAATTTTTCTAGTTCGCTTTTTAGCAAGGCAATGTGCTGATTTTTTGCTTTGATAGTAGCCACTATAGTTAATGCGCTCATGGTGCTGCCTCTTAAGTTTGTACTCACTACGCCGGCACTGGTTTAAAATTAGACTGGGCTGGCTATGAATTGATGGCCAGCCCAGCGAGACTTAGTAGTAAGACTAGACGCTTAAAAGCCCTCTAACACTATTTTTCCTATAGATCGGCCTTGTTCCAGCTCTTGGTGGGCAGCCCTAAGATTAGCGGCATTAATAGTGCCTAGGTTTTTGCCTACGGTGGTTTTTATCTGGCCTAGGTCGATTAGCTCTGACACGCGGTTGAGTAAGCGGCTTTGTTCGTCCATGTCGGCGGCATTAAACATAGAGCGGGCAAACATAAACTCCCAGTGCAGTGACAGGCTTTTCATTTTAATTTTGCCTATCTCCAAATTTTTCAGGTCATCGATTAAGGCGATTTTGCCGAAAGGGGCCAGCATGTCTATGTAGCTATCAAAATACGTTTCGGTGCTGTTTAAGCTGGCAACATGGGTTAGCGGGCCTATGTTTAAGGCTTCGATTTGTGCGGGCAGTGGTTTGCTGTGGTCCACTACATAATCGGCGCCTAATTTTTTTACCCAGGCGCTAGAGCTTTGCCGTGAGGCGGTGGCAATGATGGTTGCACCGGTTATAGCCTTGGCGATTTGTATCAATATAGAGCCTACGCCACCGGCGGCACCTACCATTAGGATGACCTCTTTCGATTTTTCGTGGGTGCCAGCTGCTTGCTGCTGTATGGCTAGGTGCTCAAACAAAATTTCCCAGGCGGTAATGGCGGTTAATGGCAGCGCCGCAGCTTCGGCGTTGGACAGGCTTTTGGGCTTGTGGCCCACTATGCGCTCGTCCACTAATTGATATTCGGCATTGCTGCCTGGGCGAGTAAGATCACCCGCATAAAACACACTGTCGCCGGGCTTAAATTGGCTAACAGCTTCACCGACAGCTTGCACTACACCCACGGCATCCCAGCCCATCACTTTGTGCTCGCCTTCGGCGGGGGGCATATTCAAGCGTACTTTGTAATCTACTGGGTTTACGGCTATGGCTTGCACTTTAATAAGCAGGTCGCGGCCGCTGGCTACGGGCTGTGGTAGCTCTATATCCACTAGGGCTTCGGGGTTGGTAATGGCTAGTGATTGGGTAAATGCAACGGCTTTCATGGTGTGTCCTCTGGTAACGGGTATGTGTGTGGGCCGGCCTGCCATAGCTAGTCACTGGCTTGGCGCTTGGTAACGGCATGAGGCTATTATTCGCCAAGTATTACATGCTATAAAGGGGGCTATAGCAGACACATAATCAAATTATTTTTGACAATGAATACAAATGACCTCAGCCTTTTTATCCATATTGCCGATAGCGCCAGCATTTCGCGGGCTGCCGAGCAGCTGGATATCACCACCGCTGCCGCCAGTGCCGCGCTCAAACGGCTAGAAAGCCAACTAGAGGTGCAGCTGTTTATTCGCTCTACTCGGCGTTTGCGCATCACCGCCGCAGGCGAACGTTTTTTGGTGTATTGCCGCGCCGCCCTCAGCCAGTTGGATGCCGGTAAAGC comes from the Dasania marina DSM 21967 genome and includes:
- a CDS encoding putative quinol monooxygenase, giving the protein MSALTIVATIKAKNQHIALLKSELEKLLVATRTEQGCINYNLHQDNQNPAHFFMYENWQNRAAWRAHKQAPHFEEFVTNTDGAVDAFIVNEMTKLA
- a CDS encoding LysR family transcriptional regulator, whose product is MPLSIQNLIGRLTFRQLQVFKAVYELKSYSKAGDMLGLTQPAVSSQIRQLEQALEQRLFEYVGRRLFYTAAGERLAESISHIFAELSDLQTDIAALKGQVAGELRLVAVNTAQYVVPYMLRAFLNLHPQVSVSVKVVNRATALQRLNDNTDDLVIMAMVPADKPLTSLPFLDNELVPVVPAGHPLLQQASISPQDFLSSQLLMREPGSGNRLALEMHCQQQRLHIKSSMELGSNDAIKHAVMAGLGVAVLPKLSILPELQLGKLIIPPITGFPLRRSWCVVHPQAKHLTPSMQAFLDYIQQNIKQFEHIFINQGN
- a CDS encoding zinc-binding alcohol dehydrogenase family protein — translated: MKAVACTKSLAITNPESLVDIELSQPVATGHDLLIKVQAIAVNPVDYKMRLYYPPAEGEHAVLGWDAVGVVQAVGDAVNQFKPGDSVFYAGDLTRSGCNAEYQLVDQRLVGRKPKNLSNTEAAALPLTAITAWEILFEHLAIKQQAVGSNEKSKEVILVVGAAGGVGSILIQIAKAITGATLIATASRQSSGAWVKKLGADYVVDHSKPLPAQIEALNIGPLSHVASLNSTDSYFDSYVEMLAPFGKIALTDDPKNIDIGKMKLKSLSLHVECMSARAMFQAADMDEQSRILNRVSELTDLGFIQTTVGKNLGTINAANLRAAHQELEQGQSIGKIVLEGF
- a CDS encoding zinc-binding alcohol dehydrogenase family protein, producing the protein MKAVAFTQSLAITNPEALVDIELPQPVASGRDLLIKVQAIAVNPVDYKVRLNMPPAEGEHKVMGWDAVGVVQAVGEAVSQFKPGDSVFYAGDLTRPGSNAEYQLVDERIVGHKPKSLSNAEAAALPLTAITAWEILFEHLAIQQQAAGTHEKSKEVILMVGAAGGVGSILIQIAKAITGATIIATASRQSSSAWVKKLGADYVVDHSKPLPAQIEALNIGPLTHVASLNSTETYFDSYIDMLAPFGKIALIDDLKNLEIGKIKMKSLSLHWEFMFARSMFNAADMDEQSRLLNRVSELIDLGQIKTTVGKNLGTINAANLRAAHQELEQGRSIGKIVLEGF